The proteins below come from a single Desulfitobacterium metallireducens DSM 15288 genomic window:
- a CDS encoding rhomboid family intramembrane serine protease, producing MTREETAHIYQQILYNLGYDGWSIETLSSGWYTAKKENRGLLFWSYQTNQLISQVPIDPEVREWEAFVFCPEGLSSQDLEQPVLKNIQAWFIDLQTGLAFPYPPNPKQKTIDWLLTYLTINNQAHPSYIGTTERDKYFEFFRTNKFVPYVTIILAAINIIVFSLMTLAGGSTNTKNLILFGAKVNELILQGQVWRLFTSMFIHIGFLHLAFNIYALWILGSFSEERFGRWRFLFIYLLSGLAGSVTSFLFTDALSAGASGAIFGILGALVPYSWKNPRLWKSGFGKNLVVIIAINLGIGLIQPQIDIYAHLGGLLIGLAIGFLFP from the coding sequence ATGACTAGAGAGGAGACGGCGCATATCTATCAGCAGATTTTATATAACCTTGGTTATGATGGCTGGTCAATTGAGACTTTAAGCTCGGGTTGGTACACCGCAAAGAAAGAAAATCGCGGGCTGCTCTTTTGGTCTTATCAGACTAACCAGCTTATTTCACAAGTTCCTATTGATCCTGAAGTGAGGGAATGGGAAGCCTTTGTTTTCTGTCCAGAAGGATTAAGCTCTCAGGATCTTGAACAACCCGTTCTTAAAAACATCCAAGCCTGGTTCATCGATCTCCAAACTGGACTCGCATTTCCGTATCCCCCAAATCCAAAGCAAAAAACAATAGATTGGCTTCTTACTTACTTGACAATCAATAATCAGGCTCATCCTTCATACATTGGGACTACTGAGAGAGATAAATACTTCGAATTTTTTCGAACTAACAAATTTGTGCCCTATGTTACGATTATTTTAGCTGCGATCAATATTATCGTTTTTAGCTTGATGACCTTGGCGGGTGGTTCAACTAATACAAAAAATCTTATTTTATTTGGTGCAAAAGTTAATGAACTGATTCTTCAAGGACAAGTTTGGCGTCTTTTTACAAGTATGTTTATTCATATTGGATTTCTGCATCTTGCCTTTAATATCTACGCCTTATGGATACTGGGTTCCTTTAGTGAGGAACGTTTTGGACGTTGGCGCTTTCTTTTTATTTATTTATTGAGTGGACTAGCTGGTTCTGTGACCAGTTTTCTTTTCACAGACGCACTTTCTGCCGGAGCTTCCGGAGCTATCTTTGGAATTTTAGGTGCCTTGGTCCCGTATAGTTGGAAAAACCCCCGATTATGGAAGTCTGGGTTTGGAAAAAACCTCGTTGTTATTATTGCTATCAATTTAGGAATAGGATTAATTCAACCCCAGATTGATATTTATGCTCATCTAGGGGGGTTGCTTATTGGATTAGCTATTGGTTTTTTATTTCCATAA
- a CDS encoding ferredoxin family protein, translated as MKLDDKLYLVRFNTDKQNHIKIADNDVCLKCQDKPCTRVCPAHVYDWDEEETRISVGYEGCLECGTCRIACPTNNILWQYPRGGFGVSWKNG; from the coding sequence ATGAAATTAGATGACAAATTATATTTGGTGCGCTTTAATACTGACAAGCAAAATCATATCAAAATAGCTGATAATGATGTATGTCTTAAATGTCAGGATAAGCCCTGTACTCGTGTATGTCCAGCTCATGTTTATGACTGGGACGAAGAAGAAACCCGCATTTCAGTAGGATATGAAGGGTGTTTAGAATGTGGTACTTGCCGCATTGCCTGCCCTACTAACAATATTCTGTGGCAGTATCCACGAGGCGGTTTCGGAGTATCCTGGAAAAACGGTTGA
- the trxB gene encoding thioredoxin-disulfide reductase, producing the protein MYDVLIIGAGPAGLTAAIYSARGGLKTGIIEMGMPGGQAASTEKIENYPGFPEGIGGYELMNKFHQQAEAYGAEFIFEEVQTFELQASVKKIHTDSKSLESKTVIIAAGSKPRSLNIPGEDTFHGRGVSYCATCDGAFFRGKKVVVIGGGDSALEEGTYLTKFADEVTIVHRRAEFRAAQIAVERAKNNSKIKFVYNSIPEEILGIDHVEGIRIRNLQTEETTILPVDGVFVYVGTEPNDKFIQGELEVGERGYIKTGNLLQTNIEGVFAAGDIRDTPLRQVATAVGDGALAAVEVEKYLAHQK; encoded by the coding sequence ATGTATGATGTCCTAATTATAGGAGCGGGTCCAGCAGGACTGACCGCTGCAATTTATTCCGCCCGCGGTGGATTAAAGACGGGTATTATTGAAATGGGAATGCCTGGAGGACAGGCTGCATCGACTGAAAAAATTGAAAATTATCCGGGATTTCCAGAAGGAATCGGCGGCTATGAACTGATGAATAAATTCCATCAACAAGCGGAAGCCTATGGTGCTGAATTTATATTTGAGGAGGTTCAAACGTTTGAACTTCAAGCATCTGTTAAAAAAATCCATACGGATTCTAAATCTTTAGAGTCCAAGACCGTAATCATCGCTGCAGGTTCAAAACCACGTTCTTTGAATATTCCTGGAGAAGATACTTTTCATGGCCGAGGCGTTTCATACTGTGCAACTTGTGACGGCGCTTTTTTTAGAGGTAAAAAAGTAGTCGTGATAGGTGGAGGTGACTCAGCTTTAGAAGAAGGAACTTATCTTACTAAATTTGCTGATGAGGTGACCATTGTTCATCGACGTGCAGAATTTCGTGCAGCCCAAATTGCGGTAGAACGTGCTAAAAATAATTCTAAAATCAAATTTGTTTATAATTCGATTCCCGAAGAAATATTAGGAATTGACCATGTTGAAGGGATAAGAATACGAAATCTTCAAACAGAAGAAACGACGATCTTGCCTGTAGATGGAGTATTCGTTTATGTTGGGACAGAACCCAATGATAAATTTATTCAAGGAGAACTTGAAGTCGGAGAGAGGGGCTATATAAAAACAGGAAATCTTCTCCAAACGAATATCGAGGGCGTTTTTGCCGCAGGTGATATTCGTGATACCCCTTTGCGTCAAGTTGCGACTGCCGTTGGAGATGGTGCTCTTGCAGCTGTTGAAGTCGAAAAATACTTGGCCCACCAGAAATAA
- a CDS encoding FAD-dependent oxidoreductase, which yields MENFDVIVVGGGPAGLSAAISAAKAGMKTVVIERGDYPGTKNVMGGVLYTEATAAVIPEFWKDAPLERPIVEQRYGLLSGDEIVTAAYRNPAWGQEPYNAHSVLRVKFDGWLAKQAEKAGVMIIPETVVEDLLYKGDLVVGVRTGRAEGDLGAKVVILAEGANNFIARKAGLAQELQPDKVAVAVKEIIKLPEEKIEDRFCLEPGQGATIELFGGSTDGMMGTAFIYTNQDSISIGVGVLLNQLIEKKWTPNDLLENLKAKPYVKRLLQGGETKEYLAHLLPEGGYKSIPKLYRQGVLVAGDTAMLVNGIHREGSNLAMTSGRVAGQVAAEAIKSGDISAQGMSVYDKRLRDSFVVKDLHTYRNLMTLLDSNPHFLQVYPEIAANAMHKFFTANDTPKGDVFKQIMKNAFEHRSKGAMFGDLFKAWRALK from the coding sequence ATGGAAAACTTTGATGTGATCGTCGTCGGTGGCGGTCCTGCTGGCCTGTCTGCCGCAATTAGTGCTGCAAAGGCAGGCATGAAAACTGTAGTTATTGAACGTGGTGATTATCCGGGTACGAAAAACGTAATGGGTGGAGTGCTTTATACTGAAGCAACAGCAGCAGTTATTCCTGAGTTCTGGAAAGATGCTCCACTTGAAAGACCTATTGTTGAACAACGTTATGGACTTTTAAGCGGTGACGAAATTGTCACTGCCGCTTATCGCAATCCGGCTTGGGGTCAAGAACCTTATAATGCGCACAGCGTACTTCGGGTGAAATTTGACGGCTGGCTTGCGAAGCAGGCAGAAAAAGCAGGGGTCATGATCATTCCTGAGACGGTCGTTGAAGATCTCCTTTATAAGGGGGATCTGGTAGTTGGTGTACGTACAGGTCGTGCTGAGGGAGATCTCGGCGCCAAGGTCGTAATCTTAGCTGAAGGAGCTAATAATTTTATTGCCCGCAAAGCAGGTTTAGCTCAGGAACTTCAACCGGATAAAGTTGCAGTCGCGGTTAAAGAAATTATTAAACTTCCCGAGGAGAAAATTGAAGACCGCTTCTGCCTCGAGCCAGGGCAAGGGGCGACGATTGAATTATTTGGTGGCTCGACAGACGGTATGATGGGAACTGCTTTTATTTACACCAATCAAGATTCAATATCGATTGGCGTCGGGGTTCTTCTTAACCAACTTATCGAGAAAAAGTGGACGCCAAATGATCTTTTGGAAAACCTTAAAGCGAAGCCTTATGTTAAGCGGTTGCTGCAGGGCGGTGAAACGAAAGAATATCTTGCGCACTTACTTCCTGAGGGCGGTTATAAATCTATTCCGAAGTTGTACCGTCAAGGTGTTCTCGTTGCAGGGGATACAGCAATGCTCGTTAACGGAATACATCGTGAGGGCTCGAATTTAGCCATGACTTCTGGCCGAGTTGCTGGTCAAGTGGCCGCAGAAGCTATCAAATCAGGAGATATTAGTGCCCAAGGTATGAGCGTTTATGATAAGAGACTTCGCGACTCTTTTGTGGTTAAGGATCTTCATACCTACCGTAATCTTATGACTTTATTAGATAGCAACCCACACTTCTTGCAAGTATATCCAGAAATAGCTGCAAATGCTATGCATAAGTTCTTCACTGCGAACGATACACCGAAGGGTGATGTCTTTAAGCAAATTATGAAAAACGCTTTTGAACATCGTTCAAAAGGTGCTATGTTTGGAGATCTCTTTAAAGCTTGGAGGGCACTGAAATGA
- a CDS encoding penicillin-binding protein → MIRKKRYFTREKFVYLFLFAFVFSIISKLVMMQVVQASDLKALGIERRTQDQSIQPERGQILDAQGHVLAQSIPAKKVYADPRTLNALIADGKDYDKQDIANKLGDILGVNSTDILDKLNKDLAWVSLAHQVDLEKVEKIQALKIPGVGFEDEQKRVYPMETLASSVLGIVNLEGHGAEGVEAYYDKDLYGTPGYTSQQQDSGLSSVLETIHNSGTPQKGANLTMTLDSTIQYLVEQQLDDLAKTTKANRISILAMDPMTGKVLGMGSRPNFNPNDYNQTNPENRKNLSTSMSYEPGSTFKIITGSAALEEGVITPDEKFEDPGYYKVGSRVITNWDSDTSIHGWLDFTQGMELSDNVVLAQVGMKLEITPFYTYLKAFGFGSKTGIDLAGEESGLLVPQDQARPIDLATMSFGQANLVTPIQLLSAISAVANGGTLYQPYVVDKIEYQDGTVKQNNPTPVRKVVSKTTADQMTKILEKVVDEGTGRLAQIPGIRVAGKTGTAQKVDPKTGGYSTTDFIASFAAFAPADNPKIAVLVTIDTPRGDSHQGGTLGGPRAKAIIEGALQYYGIPVAKETQSIVSTLPVQNFVRPMPQPFTPVRQPLAGETVIPDVTGLTLRQAGDVLAKAELHFSFSGTGLALSQNPAPGQVVNKGSTVEIKFSPLNDLINPVQEENSP, encoded by the coding sequence ATGATACGTAAAAAGAGATACTTTACACGTGAAAAATTCGTTTATCTATTTTTATTTGCATTTGTGTTTTCGATTATCAGTAAATTAGTCATGATGCAGGTTGTTCAGGCATCCGACCTTAAGGCTTTAGGTATTGAACGGCGTACACAAGATCAGAGCATTCAGCCTGAACGAGGACAAATATTGGATGCTCAAGGGCATGTACTTGCTCAAAGTATTCCGGCTAAGAAAGTCTATGCGGATCCAAGAACCTTGAATGCACTTATAGCTGATGGTAAGGACTATGACAAGCAGGATATTGCGAATAAGCTCGGGGACATTCTTGGAGTAAATAGTACAGACATCTTGGATAAATTGAATAAAGATCTTGCTTGGGTTAGCTTAGCCCATCAAGTAGATTTAGAAAAGGTCGAGAAAATTCAAGCATTAAAGATTCCTGGTGTCGGCTTTGAAGACGAACAGAAACGGGTTTATCCCATGGAAACACTGGCCTCTTCTGTTTTAGGAATTGTTAATCTTGAAGGACACGGAGCTGAAGGGGTTGAAGCGTACTATGATAAAGATCTTTATGGGACTCCCGGTTATACCTCGCAGCAACAAGATTCTGGATTATCGTCCGTATTAGAAACTATACATAATAGTGGAACTCCTCAAAAAGGCGCTAATTTAACAATGACACTTGACTCAACGATCCAATATTTAGTTGAACAACAACTTGATGATTTAGCCAAAACGACAAAAGCAAACCGAATTTCAATTCTAGCCATGGATCCTATGACTGGAAAAGTCTTAGGTATGGGGTCGCGTCCTAATTTTAATCCAAATGACTATAATCAAACTAATCCAGAAAATCGTAAGAACCTAAGTACGAGTATGTCTTATGAACCCGGTTCTACTTTTAAAATTATAACGGGTTCAGCTGCCCTTGAAGAGGGAGTTATAACCCCTGATGAAAAATTTGAGGATCCTGGATATTACAAAGTCGGTTCTCGTGTGATTACAAATTGGGACTCAGATACCTCAATTCATGGCTGGCTAGATTTTACCCAAGGCATGGAACTATCTGATAACGTTGTCCTTGCCCAAGTTGGAATGAAGTTAGAGATAACCCCTTTTTATACCTATCTCAAGGCCTTCGGGTTTGGAAGCAAAACGGGAATTGATCTTGCTGGGGAAGAAAGTGGATTACTTGTACCTCAGGATCAGGCAAGACCGATTGATCTCGCGACAATGTCCTTTGGGCAGGCCAACCTAGTCACCCCTATCCAGCTCTTGTCTGCAATCTCTGCTGTTGCTAATGGAGGAACCCTCTATCAACCCTATGTTGTCGATAAAATTGAGTACCAGGATGGCACAGTGAAACAAAACAACCCAACACCCGTTAGAAAAGTCGTTTCTAAAACGACAGCAGACCAAATGACCAAGATTCTTGAAAAGGTCGTGGATGAAGGGACCGGACGTCTCGCACAGATTCCGGGTATTCGCGTGGCTGGGAAAACTGGAACGGCACAGAAAGTGGACCCTAAGACTGGAGGATATTCAACGACTGATTTTATTGCTTCATTTGCAGCCTTTGCGCCTGCAGATAATCCCAAAATTGCAGTACTTGTAACCATTGATACTCCACGTGGAGATAGCCACCAAGGAGGAACCCTCGGCGGGCCTCGAGCTAAAGCTATTATTGAAGGGGCTTTACAATATTATGGAATTCCTGTTGCTAAGGAAACACAGAGCATAGTCTCTACTTTGCCTGTTCAGAACTTTGTTCGTCCTATGCCTCAACCGTTTACTCCTGTTCGTCAACCTCTTGCAGGGGAGACAGTCATACCTGACGTGACGGGCTTAACTCTTCGTCAAGCTGGAGATGTGCTTGCAAAAGCTGAACTTCATTTTAGCTTCTCTGGAACCGGCCTAGCTCTATCTCAAAATCCTGCTCC
- a CDS encoding electron transfer flavoprotein subunit beta/FixA family protein → MHFVVCLKQVPDTSEVRIDPVTNTLMRQGVPSIINPYDAHALEEAIRLKEKVGGKVTIVSMGPPQALEALKKGMSFGADRAILLSDRAFGGSDSLATAYILSNAIGKIHEEDPIDLVFAGKEAIDGDTAQTGPGIAQRLGFPQITYSIKVREITETTITVERKTEGGRQVVEAQLPALLTVEKELNDLGYASLPNMMNAAKYEPEIWSAQSLTFDATQMGLKGSPTSVVRIFAPPVRSGGEKIDGTKDPSGTANALVETLFKENIISDRPLAKGGKI, encoded by the coding sequence TTGCATTTCGTAGTCTGTTTAAAGCAAGTACCGGATACTTCCGAAGTACGGATTGATCCCGTGACGAATACGCTTATGCGCCAAGGTGTGCCTTCGATTATTAACCCTTATGATGCACATGCATTAGAAGAAGCCATTCGTCTAAAAGAAAAAGTGGGAGGGAAAGTTACCATCGTGAGCATGGGGCCCCCGCAAGCCCTCGAAGCTTTGAAAAAAGGGATGTCCTTCGGAGCGGATAGAGCAATTTTGCTCAGTGACAGAGCTTTTGGTGGCTCTGATTCATTAGCTACCGCTTATATCCTATCAAACGCAATTGGAAAAATTCATGAAGAGGACCCGATCGATCTCGTTTTTGCAGGAAAAGAAGCAATTGATGGTGACACCGCACAAACAGGTCCCGGAATTGCGCAACGTTTAGGTTTTCCTCAAATTACGTACTCTATTAAGGTACGCGAGATTACAGAAACAACAATTACAGTTGAACGTAAAACTGAGGGCGGGCGTCAGGTTGTCGAAGCTCAATTGCCTGCGCTTCTTACCGTCGAGAAAGAGCTTAACGATCTTGGTTACGCCTCTTTGCCGAATATGATGAATGCAGCTAAATATGAACCTGAAATCTGGAGCGCTCAATCATTAACGTTTGATGCGACTCAAATGGGTCTTAAAGGATCGCCAACGAGTGTAGTACGTATTTTTGCACCCCCAGTTCGTTCCGGTGGAGAAAAAATCGACGGTACTAAAGATCCATCAGGTACTGCAAATGCACTTGTAGAGACCTTATTTAAAGAAAATATTATTTCAGATCGCCCCCTAGCGAAGGGAGGAAAAATCTAA
- a CDS encoding electron transfer flavoprotein subunit alpha, with product MAVIIDKAKCIGCGACTVECPFEALDLVDGLAVVDPEKCKDCTKCTKICPGDALSMPERADKPKAKSSEASAEQPVQEKKVVKTAPVAGGDVWSGVWVIVEYLNGNVSGVSWELLGEGRKLADALGCELAAVVTGYQVEHVISEAFAYGAEKVYIADNSVLKDYRTEPYADAIVKLVRKYQPEIILCGATSMGRDVFPAVATQMQTGLTADCTVLEIDPETKLLKMTRPAFGGNIMATIQCRTHRPQMSTVRPRVMAMPERVEGREGTIVREELALNDADYRTKVVEFISATAKSAFLDKAEIIVAVGLGVGSQKNMAVVEELADAIGGTIAGTRGAVESGWISHDQQVGQTGVTVRPKVYIALGISGAIQHLVGMQTSDYIIAVNNDPDAAIFNVANYGIVGDLLQVVPALTAEFKKRLQNGAAK from the coding sequence ATGGCTGTTATTATTGACAAGGCTAAATGTATCGGATGCGGTGCATGTACAGTAGAATGTCCCTTTGAAGCACTTGATCTGGTGGATGGATTAGCCGTAGTTGATCCGGAAAAATGTAAAGATTGTACCAAATGTACTAAAATATGCCCTGGAGATGCACTCAGCATGCCGGAACGAGCCGATAAGCCTAAGGCAAAATCTTCTGAAGCCTCAGCAGAACAACCGGTTCAAGAGAAGAAAGTCGTAAAAACTGCACCGGTAGCTGGTGGGGATGTTTGGAGTGGCGTTTGGGTCATTGTTGAATATTTAAATGGAAATGTTTCTGGAGTATCTTGGGAATTGCTTGGTGAAGGACGAAAGCTTGCAGATGCGCTTGGATGCGAACTGGCTGCTGTGGTTACAGGCTATCAGGTAGAGCATGTGATCAGCGAAGCATTTGCTTATGGAGCTGAAAAAGTTTATATCGCGGATAATTCAGTGCTCAAGGATTATCGTACTGAACCATATGCCGATGCAATTGTCAAACTTGTTCGAAAATATCAACCGGAGATTATCCTTTGCGGTGCAACCTCGATGGGACGTGACGTTTTCCCAGCAGTTGCTACTCAAATGCAGACAGGCTTAACTGCGGATTGTACGGTTCTAGAGATTGATCCTGAAACCAAGCTGTTAAAAATGACACGTCCAGCCTTCGGTGGAAACATTATGGCGACAATTCAATGCCGTACTCATCGTCCCCAAATGTCAACTGTACGTCCTCGCGTTATGGCAATGCCAGAACGGGTTGAGGGACGCGAAGGGACTATTGTTAGGGAAGAATTAGCACTTAATGATGCTGATTATCGTACGAAAGTAGTTGAATTTATCTCTGCTACAGCAAAGAGTGCTTTCTTAGATAAAGCTGAAATTATCGTTGCAGTCGGACTCGGTGTTGGCTCACAGAAAAACATGGCTGTTGTTGAAGAACTTGCTGATGCGATTGGTGGGACGATAGCGGGTACTCGTGGTGCTGTTGAATCCGGTTGGATTTCGCATGATCAACAAGTGGGACAAACAGGGGTCACTGTACGTCCTAAAGTTTATATTGCCTTGGGAATCTCTGGTGCAATCCAACATCTGGTTGGAATGCAAACATCAGACTATATTATAGCTGTTAATAATGATCCAGATGCTGCGATTTTCAATGTCGCAAACTACGGGATTGTTGGTGACCTTCTCCAAGTGGTGCCTGCCTTAACAGCTGAATTTAAAAAGCGCCTGCAAAACGGTGCAGCGAAATAA